CCGGTGGTGCCGACGGGGACGAGGCCGTGCGTACCCTCGGATATCTGCCAGTCCACAAAGGCACGGAACGCCTTCTCGTCCAGCGCGCCGTCGCGGAACGGGGTGACGAGGGCGGTGAACGAGCCGCGGAAACGGGACGCAGACGGGATGGGCGACATGGCGAACGCCTTGGGTTCCTGGGAGCTTGTGGTTGGCCGGAACCGGTCGCGAACGGCCGGACCCGGCGCCGCGCCGGCTCGGATGAGCGGCGGGTGCGGACCTTGACCCTTATCCTTTTGCCGCCCGGCCGGAAAGGGGTTGCGCCGCTCGGACTTTTGCCATGGAGGCAAAATGCCCTTCGGGAATGGTAATTCGATGTGCTCTAGGGGTAGCCGGCGGCAGATTTGCGCGACCACAACCCCAGCGTCGGCGAAAGCCGTGGTTTCGCCGGCTTTTCGGACTTCATTGAGGTTAGGGTTTCGTCAACGCCGGTGGCCGAACATGCGGGTGGGGGAACACGCCGCCACTGCCCGCGCCCGCGAGGAAGCTTCATGTCGTCTGTATCGAGCCTGATGTCCGTGAGCGCGCTTGCGCTCGCCCTCGCCTGGAGCGGGGCGATGCCGGCGGTCGCGGAATCCGCGCCGACACCCCCGGCCAAGCCGTCCGCGTCCGCCTCCAAGGATGCCAAATCCAAGGACAGCAAAGCCGCCGATTCCAAGTCGAAAGACACAAAGTCGAAGGATGCCAAGGCCAAGGACGCAAAGTCCAAGGACGCGAAGTCGTCCTCGCCTGCGAAGCCGGCCGCCGCGAAACCCGCGACCGCCAAGAACGCGACGAGCAAGCCCGCCGCCGGCAAGCCCGCGCCGGTTCGCGTCGCCCCTGCGCCCCAGGCCGCGCCGACGGTCGGCACGTCGTCCAATATTGCCGGCGGCGATCTCGCCGCTCTGAAGGTGGCTGTCTCTGCCGCCCGCAACGGGCGCGCCGCCGAGGCCATGGGCGCCGCCCAGCAGCTCGACGATCCGGTGGCGCGCACGCTCGTCACCTGGCTGGTCATCCGGCATGCGCCGAACGACCTCGGCTTCAACGCCATCAACGAGTTCATCCAGGAAAAGCCCGGCTGGCCCACCCAGTCCACCTTGCGCCGCCGAGCCGAGCGCGTGCTGTTCCAGGAGAACAAAGATCCCGCCAAGGCCCAGGCCTTCTTCGCAGAACAGCCGCCCTTGTCCGGCGAGGGCAAGGTGGCGCTGGCCCGCTATCTCGTCTCCATCGGCAAAAGGCAGGATGCTGCCGAATGGGTGCGCGATGCCTGGCGCAATGACGATCTGAACGAGCTCTTCGAGAGCAAGATCATCGACGAGTTCTCCGGCTTCCTCACCCGCGCGGACCACAAGCTGCGCGCCGACCACTTCAGCTACAAGCCGGACACGGACCGTGCCCTGCGCGCCGCCGCGCGTGCCGGCAGCGATATCGTGGCGCTGACCAAGGCGCGCATGGCCATCGCCCGCAAGGAGGCGAACGGCGAGAAGCTGCTCGGTCTCGTGCCCTTCACCTTGTCCAGCGATCCCGCCTATCTCTTCGCCAAGTCCCAGTTGCTGCGCCGCGCCGACAAGCCCCAGGAGGCCGCGCGCGCCCTGCTCGCCGGCGCCAGTTCCGACCAGGTGCTGGCGGATCCCGACGAATGGTGGATCGAGCGCCGGCTGGTCGCCCGCGAACTACTGGATGCCGGCGATTTCCAGACCGCCTACAAGGTCGCCGCCACCGGCGTGCCGCCGCAGGCGGACAATTATCGCGCCGAACAGCAATGGACGGCCGGCTGGATCGCCCTGCGCTTCCTGAAGGACCCCAGCCGGGCGGCCCAGCATTTCGCCAAGGTCGATGACGACCAGAAGCACCCCATCACGCTGTCGCGCGCCTATTACTGGCAGGCCCGCGCCGCCGAGGCCATGGGCGACCGTGGCCGCGCCAGCGCCGCCTATCAGGCGGCCGCGAAGTTCCCGGCGACCTATTACGGCCAGCTCTCGCGCACCAAGCTGGGCATGGCCCCCGTCGTCCTGCGCGGCACGCCCTCGCCGTCCTTCGGCGCACGCGACACCTTCGCCCGTCTCGAGCCGGTGAAGGCCATCCGCATGCTCTATGCCGTGGGCGCACGCGACATCCCGCTGACCATCTATTACGACCTCGCCTGGCGGATGGAGGATTCGAGCCAGCTCGCGATGCTCGCGAACCTCGCGGAATCCAACAACGATCCGCGCGGCGCGCTGGTGGTGGGCAAGGAGGGACTTGCCGAGGGCCATCCGCTGGAGGCCGAGGCCTTCCCCACCTTCGGCCTGCCCAATTACAGCCCCATCGG
The nucleotide sequence above comes from Xanthobacter flavus. Encoded proteins:
- a CDS encoding transglycosylase SLT domain-containing protein, which codes for MSSVSSLMSVSALALALAWSGAMPAVAESAPTPPAKPSASASKDAKSKDSKAADSKSKDTKSKDAKAKDAKSKDAKSSSPAKPAAAKPATAKNATSKPAAGKPAPVRVAPAPQAAPTVGTSSNIAGGDLAALKVAVSAARNGRAAEAMGAAQQLDDPVARTLVTWLVIRHAPNDLGFNAINEFIQEKPGWPTQSTLRRRAERVLFQENKDPAKAQAFFAEQPPLSGEGKVALARYLVSIGKRQDAAEWVRDAWRNDDLNELFESKIIDEFSGFLTRADHKLRADHFSYKPDTDRALRAAARAGSDIVALTKARMAIARKEANGEKLLGLVPFTLSSDPAYLFAKSQLLRRADKPQEAARALLAGASSDQVLADPDEWWIERRLVARELLDAGDFQTAYKVAATGVPPQADNYRAEQQWTAGWIALRFLKDPSRAAQHFAKVDDDQKHPITLSRAYYWQARAAEAMGDRGRASAAYQAAAKFPATYYGQLSRTKLGMAPVVLRGTPSPSFGARDTFARLEPVKAIRMLYAVGARDIPLTIYYDLAWRMEDSSQLAMLANLAESNNDPRGALVVGKEGLAEGHPLEAEAFPTFGLPNYSPIGDPVDKAAVYAIARQESQFNPAIVSSAKAMGFMQVTPEAGRQVAKITGVAYDERRLMTDQSYNVQFGAAELGELVAQYGGNYVLAFAAYNAGRGSVAKWIARYGDPRDPDVDVVDWVEAIPFSETRNYVQRVMENYQVYKVRFNIPSKLQMEADLRGGR